The proteins below are encoded in one region of Scomber japonicus isolate fScoJap1 chromosome 2, fScoJap1.pri, whole genome shotgun sequence:
- the abcc6a gene encoding multidrug resistance-associated protein 1, with product MDAFCRLSGLDPLWDWNRTWYTANPDLTQCFQNTILVWVPCVYLWLLAPFYCLHLYCHDRGRIQMSCLCTAKMVLGFLLASFGFVEFFYILLERSQEIQHHMVFLLSPIIRSMTVILTLCIIQLERIRGCRSSIFLFLFWVLAVVCSLVPLRAKIQLAMDEGITSDIVRYVAFFSYFTIQLAQLFLCCFADQPPEGKPVLEKNPCPVKDASFLSKILFWWFTGLVVKGYRSPLVAEDLWTLRQEDTSQKIISELQEDWTAECAKIQKQEKALASGVALGSRLPDQAQLLRKLQKEQSSGFFLLRTLARKFGPYFLTGTLCIIFHDAFMFAIPQVLSLLLGFMRDEDAPLWKGYFYATLMFLLSCLQSLFNHQYMYTCFTVGMRVKTAVMGLVYRKSLVINSAARRTCTVGEIVNLVSADTQKLMDFVVYFNAVWLAPIEIVLCLFFLWQHLGPSALAGIATVILIFPLNGIIAKKRSKLQEIQMKFMDGRIRLMNEILNGIKILKFYAWEKAFLEQVLGYREKELKALKKSQILYSISIASFNSSSFLIAFSMFGVYVMLDDRNVLDAQKVFVSMALINILKTPLSQLPFAISTTMQAVVSLKRLGKYLCSEELKVDNVSKAPLSSDGEDVVIENGTFSWSAEGPPCLKRISVRVPRGSLVAVVGHVGSGKSSLLSAMLGETEKRNGQVTVKGSMAYVPQQAWIQNATIQDNIIFGREKLKTWYNRVLEACALLPDLDILPAGDSTEIGEKGLNLSGGQKQRVSLARAVYRKADVYLMDDPLSAVDAHVGQHIFDKVIGPKGVLRDKTRILVTHGMSFLPQADLILVLVDGEITESGSYQELLGRHGAFADFIHTFANTERKESAIQRAGSRRSNARLSMVEFMPFSRDLSQEQLIGGDTTNTNLQNMEPVSETDQEQVPEELGKLMEADKARTGRVKLEMYKKYFKTIGLAMIVPIVFLYAFQQGASLAYNYWLSMWADDPVVNGTQIDTDLKLTVFGALGLAQGVAIFGTTVAISVCGIIASRHLHMDLLINVLRSPMSFFECTPSGNLLNRFAKEIDAIDCMVPEGLKMMLSYVFKLMEVCIIVLMATPFAAAIILPLAFLYAFVQSFYVATSCQLRRLEAVSRSPIYTHFNETVQGASVIRAFGDQSRFIVKANDRVDFNQTSYFPRFVATRWLAVNLEFIGNGVVLAAAILSVMGKNTLSPGIVGLAVSHSLQVTGILSWIVRAWTDVENNIVSVERVNEYAETAKEASWSIEGSSLPQAWPQNGTIDFQDYGLQYRKGLELALKGITLKIHERERVGIVGRTGAGKSSLALGIFRILEAAKGKIFIDGVNIADIGLHDLRSRITIIPQDPVLFSGSLRMNLDPFDTYSDEEVWSSLELAHLKNFVSNLPDKLNHECSEGGENLSLGQRQLVCLARALLRKTKILVLDEATAAVDLETDTLIQSTIRTQFEDCTVLTVAHRLNTIMDYTKVIVMDRGHIAEMDTPANLIAQRGQFYRMCREAGLV from the exons ATGGATGCCTTTTGCAGACTCAGTGGCCTGGACCCTCTGTGG GACTGGAACCGTACGTGGTACACAGCCAACCCAGACCTGACCCAATGTTTTCAGAACACAATCCTGGTGTGGGTCCCATGTGTCTATCTCTGGTTGCTGGCACCCTTCTACTGCCTTCACCTCTACTGCCATGACCGCGGTCGAATTCAAATGTCCTGCCTCTGCACTGCCAAGATG GTGCTGGGTTTCCTGCTTGCCTCTTTTGGCTTTGTGGAGTTCTTCTATATCCTGCTGGAGAGGAGCCAGGAGATTCAGCATCACATGGTCTTCCTACTCAGCCCCATCATACGCAGCATGACTGTG ATCCTGACCTTATGCATCATCCAGTTGGAAAGAATAAGAGGCTGTCGTTCCTCTAtattcctcttcctgttctggGTCTTGGCAGTTGTTTGCTCCCTAGTGCCTCTCAGAGCGAAGATCCAGCTGGCCATGGATGAG GGCATCACCTCTGATATTGTCCGATACGTCGCCTTCTTCTCCTATTTCACAATTCAACTGGCCCAGCTCTTCCTGTGCTGTTTTGCTGACCAGCCTCCAGAGGGAAAACCCGTCTTGGAAAAG AATCCCTGTCCAGTTAAAGATGCCTCTTTCCTGTCAAAGATCCTCTTCTGGTGGTTCACTGG GCTTGTTGTGAAAGGATATCGTTCTCCGCTGGTAGCAGAGGACCTATGGACGCTGAGACAGGAAGACACATCACAGAAGATCATCTCTGAGCTGCAAGAGGACTGGACAGCTGAATGTGCCAAAATTCAAAA GCAGGAGAAGGCCTTGGCGTCGGGTGTGGCACTGGGGAGCAGACTGCCAGACCAAGCTCAGCTCCTCAGGAAGCTGCAGAAGGAGCAGAGCTCTGGGTTCTTCCTGCTCAGGACGCTGGCTCGCAAGTTTGGTCCATACTTCCTGACTGGTACCCTGTGTATCATATTCCATGATGCCTTCATGTTTGCCATCCCCCAAGTACTGAG TCTTCTTCTGGGTTTCATGAGAGACGAGGATGCTCCATTGTGGAAAGGCTACTTCTACGCCACTCTTATGTTCCTGCTCTCCTGTCTCCAGTCCCTCTTCAACCATCAGTACATGTACACTTGCTTCACAGTGGGGATGAGGGTGAAGACAGCTGTTATGGGCTTGGTTTACAGGAAG TCTTTGGTGATAAACAGTGCTGCCAGGAGGACTTGTACTGTGGGCGAGATTGTGAATCTGGTTTCAGCAGACACTCAGAAGCTCATGGACTTTGTGGTGTACTTCAATGCTGTATGGCTGGCACCTATTGAAATTGTTCTttgtctcttcttcctctggcAG CATCTTGGGCCATCTGCTTTGGCGGGAATTGCCACAGTCATCCTTATTTTTCCACTGAACGGAATCATagcaaagaaaagaagcaaGCTGCAG GAGATCCAGATGAAGTTTATGGATGGCCGCATCAGACTGATGAATGAGATCCTGAATGGAATAAAGATCTTGAAGTTTTATGCCTGGGAGAAGGCCTTCCTGGAGCAGGTTTTGGGCTACAGAGAAAAGGAGCTCAAGGCCCTGAAGAAGTCTCAGATCCTTTATTCCATCTCCATTGCATCCTTTAACTCCTCTTCGTTCCTG ATTGCCTTTTCCATGTTTGGAGTCTACGTGATGCTCGATGACCGCAACGTCCTGGATGCACAGAAGGTTTTTGTCTCGATGGCGCTGATCAACATTTTGAAGACCCCACTTAGTCAGCTTCCATTTGCAATCAGCACAACCATGCAG GCTGTGGTTTCACTGAAACGTCTGGGAAAGTACCTGTGCTCAGAGGAACTGAAAGTGGACAATGTCTCAAAGGCTCCATTGAGTTCTG ACGGTGAAGATGTGGTGATAGAAAATGGCACTTTCAGCTGGTCTGCAGAGGGCCCTCCATGTCTTAAAAG GATCAGTGTCCGTGTGCCACGGGGTTCCCTTGTCGCTGTGGTTGGACATGTGGGCAGTGGAAAGTCCTCATTGTTGTCAGCCATGCTTGGggaaacagagaaaaggaaTGGCCAAGTCACTGTTAAG GGTTCCATGGCATATGTGCCCCAGCAGGCCTGGATCCAGAATGCCACAATCCAAGACAACATCATTTTTGGTCGCGAGAAGCTAAAGACATGGTACAACCGTGTGCTAGAGGCTTGCGCCCTGCTGCCCGACCTCGACATCCTACCTGCTGGAGATTCTACAGAAATTGGAGAGAAG GGACTGAACCTCTCAGGTGGACAGAAGCAGAGGGTGAGCCTGGCAAGGGCTGTCTACAGGAAGGCTGATGTTTACCTGATGGATGATCCACTGTCTGCTGTTGATGCACATGTGGGTCAACACATCTTTGACAAAGTAATCGGACCAAAAGGAGTGCTCAGAGACAAG ACCCGGATTCTGGTGACCCATGGGATGAGCTTCCTGCCGCAAGCAGACCTCATCCTCGTCCTAGTAGATGGAGAAATCACAGAGAGTGGCTCCTACCAGGAGCTCCTTGGCCGCCATGGAGCCTTTGCTGACTTCATCCACACCTTTGCCAATACAGAACGAAAAGAGAGCGCCATACAGAGAG CTGGCTCCAGGAGGTCCAATGCTCGTCTCAGCATGGTTGAATTCATGCCGTTCTCCAGAGACTTGTCACAGGAGCAGCTCATTGG GGGTGACACCACTAATACTAACCTGCAGAATATGGAGCCCGTGTCTGAAACAGACCAGGAACAGGTCCCTGAGGAATTGGGCAAGCTGATGGAGGCTGACAAGGCCCGCACTGGAAGA GTGAAGTTGGAGATGTACAAAAAGTACTTTAAGACCATTGGTTTAGCCATGATCGTTCCCATCGTCTTCCTGTACGCCTTTCAGCAGGGAGCTTCACTGGCCTACAACTACTGGCTCAGCATGTGGGCTGACGACCCAGTTGTTAACGGCACCCAGATTGATACAGATCTAAAACTGACCGTCTTTGGGGCACTGGGCTTGGCGCAAG GTGTCGCTATCTTTGGTACAACTGTTGCTATCTCCGTCTGTGGCATCATAGCCTCTCGCCACTTGCACATGGACCTGCTGATCAACGTGCTGCGCTCTCCCATGTCTTTCTTCGAGTGCACGCCCAGTGGCAACCTACTCAACCGCTTCGCCAAGGAGATTGATGCCATTGACTGCATGGTGCCAGAGGGTTTGAAGATGATGCTGAGCTACGTCTTTAAACTCATGGAGGTCTGCATCATTGTGCTGATGGCGACGCCCTTTGCAGCTGCGATCATCCTGCCCCTTGCTTTCCTCTACGCCTTTGTCCAG AGCTTCTACGTTGCCACATCCTGTCAGCTGCGGAGGCTGGAGGCTGTGAGCCGCTCGCCCATCTACACCCACTTCAATGAGACAGTGCAGGGCGCCAGCGTCATCCGGGCCTTTGGAGACCAGTCCAGGTTCATTGTGAAAGCCAATGACAGGGTAGACTTCAATCAAACCTCCTACTTCCCCCGATTTGTGGCCACCCG GTGGCTGGCAGTGAACCTGGAATTTATTGGTAATGGTGTGGTGTTAGCAGCTGCCATTCTCTCTGTGATGGGAAAAAACACGCTGAGTCCAGGCATAGTTGGTTTGGCCGTTTCACATTCCCTCCAG GTGACTGGAATCCTGAGCTGGATTGTGAGAGCGTGGACCGATGTTGAAAACAACATTGTTTCTGTGGAAAGAGTAAATGAGTATGCTGAAACTGCTAAAGAG GCCAGTTGGAGTATCGAGGGCAGCTCCTTGCCCCAGGCCTGGCCCCAGAATGGCACCATAGACTTCCAGGACTACGGGCTGCAGTACCGTAAAGGCCTTGAGTTGGCTCTGAAGGGCATTACTTTAAAAATCCACGAAAGAGAAAGG GTTGGAATTGTGGGCAGGACAGGAGCAGGAAAGTCCTCACTTGCCTTGGGGATCTTCAGGATTTTAGAGGCAGCAAAGGGAAAGATCTTTATAGATGGAGTCAACATTGCCGACATTGGACTCCATGACCTCCGATCACGCATTACTATCATTCCTCAG GACCCTGTGCTGTTCTCTGGCTCCCTCCGAATGAATCTTGACCCCTTTGACACCTACAGCGACGAAGAAGTGTGGAGTTCATTGGAGCTCGCTCATCTCAAGAACTTTGTCTCTAATCTGCCAGACAAACTCAACCATGAATGCTCAGAGGGAGGAGAAAACCTCAG